One genomic segment of Polyodon spathula isolate WHYD16114869_AA chromosome 17, ASM1765450v1, whole genome shotgun sequence includes these proteins:
- the dmac2l gene encoding ATP synthase subunit s, mitochondrial, translating into MKLLVKTAQTLLSVQKASPPSGCRRFWGWLNAVFNKVDYERIKAVGPDQAASEWLLRCGAKVRFQGFDRWQHDYNGLPTGPIGRYKIQAIDATESCIMYRGFDHLDGLEHVEEMKLCKCIYIEDACLERLSKVEKLQESLLRMELVSCGNVTDRGLLALHHLRNLERLLLSDLPGVREKDKTVQMLRTALPNLDIELDLD; encoded by the exons ATGAAGCTGTTGGTAAAGACAGCCCAGACTTTGTTGTCGGTACAGAAGGCGTCTCCACCCAGCGGCTGCAGGCGTTTCTGGGGCTGGCTGAACGCAGTGTTCAACAA GGTGGATTACGAGCGTATCAAAGCGGTGGGTCCCGACCAGGCTGCCTCGGAGTGGCTCCTGCGCTGCGGGGCGAAGGTCCGGTTCCAGGGCTTCGACAGGTGGCAGCACGATTACAACGGCCTCCCCACCGGCCCGATCGGCAGGTACAAGATCCAGGCCATCGACGCCACCGAGTCCTGCATCATGTACAGGGGCTTCGACCACCTGG ATGGCCTGGAGCACGTTGAAGAGATGAAGTTGTGCAAGTGTATCTACATCGAGGACGCGTGCCTAGAGAGACTGAGCAAGGTGGAGAAGCTGCAGGAGAGCCTGCTGAGGATGGAGCTGGTGTCCTGCGGCAATGTGACTGACCGGGGGCTGCTCGCCCTGCACCACCTCAG GAACCTGGAGAGGCTGCTTCTCAGCGACCTTCCGGGAGTACGGGAGAAAGACAAGACAGTTCAAATGCTGCGCACCGCACTGCCAAACCTGGACATTGAGCTGGACCTGGACTAG
- the cdkl1 gene encoding cyclin-dependent kinase-like 1 yields MEKYEKLGKIGEGSYGVVFKCRNRDTGQIVAIKKFVESEDDPVIKKIALREIRMLKQLKHPNLVNLIEVFRRKRKLHLVFEYCDHTVLNELDRYPRGAPEHLVKSITWQTLQAVNFCHKQNCIHRDVKPENILITRQQVIKLCDFGFARILTGPCDYYTDYVATRWYRAPELLVGDTQYGPPVDVWAIGCVFAELLSGVPLWPGKSDVDQLYLIRKTLGDLIPRHQQAFSTNQFFSGVSIPVPDNMEPLELRFPGVSSQALGLMKGCLRMDPAERLACGQLLEHPYFDSLREDSEAAAAGREQERATKRRARLPRKHLPPGYLPQLTGSNIFPSSDSKKYYNLRKFNYHFPNI; encoded by the exons ATGGAGAAGTACGAGAAGCTGGGGAAGATCGGGGAAGGCTCGTACGGGGTCGTGTTCAAGTGCCGGAACAGAGACACGGGACAGATCGTGGCCATCAAGAAGTTCGTGGAGTCCGAGGACGACCCTGTCATTAAGAAGATCGCTCTGAGGGAAATCAGGATGCTGAAg CAACTGAAGCACCCGAACCTGGTGAATCTGATCGAGGTGTTCCGACGCAAGAGGAAGCTGCACCTGGTGTTCGAGTACTGCGACCACACAGTGCTGAACGAGCTGGACCGCTACCCCCGAGG GGCACCGGAGCACCTGGTGAAGAGTATAACTTGGCAGACGCTCCAGGCTGTAAACTTCTGCCACAAACAGAAC tgCATTCACAGGGATGTGAAGCCAGAGAACATCCTCATCACCAGACAGCAGGTCATTAAACTGTGTGACTTCGGATTCGCCAGGATACTGA CTGGCCCCTGTGATTACTACACAGACTACGTTGCGACGCGCTGGTACCGGGCCCCAGAGCTGCTGGTCGGGGACACACAGTACGGGCCCCCTGTGGATGTCTGGGCCATCGGCTGCGTCTTCGCAGAGCTGCTCTCTGGCGTCCCCTTGTGGCCGGGGAAGTCGGACGTGGACCAGCTCTACCTCATCAGGAAAACACTGG GTGATCTCATTCCCAGGCATCAGCAGGCGTTCAGTACTAACCAGTTCTTCAGTGGAGTCAGCATCCCTGTGCCAGACAACATG GAACCTTTAGAATTGAGATTCCCGGGCGTTTCTTCCCAGGCGCTGGGGTTAATGAAG GGCTGTCTGCGGATGGACCCTGCGGAGAGGCTGGCGTGTGGTCAGCTCTTGGAGCACCCGTACTTCGACAGCCTGCGCGAGGACAgcgaggcggcggcggcggggaGGGAGCAGGAGCGCGCCACCAAGAGGAGGGCCAGGCTGCCACGCAAACACCTCCCGCCCGGG TATTTGCCTCAGCTCACCGGCAGCAACATATTCCCATCTTCGGACAGCAAGAAGTACTACAACTTGCGGAAATTCAATTACCACTTTCCCAACATCTAA